The Burkholderiales bacterium genome includes a window with the following:
- a CDS encoding SDR family oxidoreductase, translating to MTPSTFSALYSLAGRTALVTGASRGIGAAIARILGQMGAAVAVNHLDDAAAAGALVAELVAAGGRAQAYDVDIARRDVAEALVGAAERDLGPIDVLVACAARSIHATLEEGREEDVDLLVETNFKATVRLLNATLPSMARRGFGRVVTIGSIVQQAPLASLPVYGAMKAAQLALVRGLAVRYAPRGVTINNVAPGLVRTDRNAWRREPGGDWEAFARSCSHAGRAGEPEEIACAVAMFCAPGASFVTGENLFVAGGAQIAGRRGAGDDDAK from the coding sequence TCGCTTGCTGGCCGAACGGCGCTCGTCACCGGCGCCTCGCGCGGCATCGGCGCCGCGATCGCCCGCATCCTCGGGCAGATGGGCGCCGCCGTCGCGGTCAACCACCTCGACGACGCGGCGGCGGCCGGCGCGCTCGTCGCCGAACTCGTGGCCGCCGGTGGCCGGGCGCAGGCCTACGACGTCGACATCGCGCGTCGCGACGTGGCCGAGGCGCTCGTCGGCGCGGCGGAGCGTGACCTCGGGCCGATCGACGTGCTCGTGGCCTGCGCGGCGCGCTCGATCCACGCGACGCTCGAGGAAGGCCGCGAGGAGGACGTCGATCTCCTGGTCGAGACCAACTTCAAGGCGACGGTGCGCCTGCTGAACGCGACCTTGCCCTCGATGGCGCGGCGCGGCTTCGGACGCGTCGTGACGATCGGCAGCATCGTGCAGCAGGCGCCGCTCGCGAGCCTGCCGGTGTACGGGGCGATGAAGGCCGCGCAGCTCGCGCTCGTCCGCGGGCTCGCGGTGCGCTACGCGCCGCGCGGGGTGACGATCAACAACGTGGCGCCGGGACTCGTCCGCACCGACCGCAACGCGTGGCGGCGCGAACCGGGCGGCGACTGGGAGGCGTTCGCCCGAAGCTGCAGCCATGCCGGGCGCGCGGGCGAGCCGGAGGAGATCGCCTGCGCGGTCGCGATGTTCTGCGCACCGGGCGCGTCGTTCGTCACCGGCGAAAACCTGTTCGTCGCCGGCGGCGCGCAGATCGCGGGACGCCGCGGCGCGGGCGACGACGACGCGAAGTAG